The DNA region ACAAGAACGCCTTTTCCCAATAAAAAGGCACTAATAATTGTTTctcaaattaattaaaactttCGCCGATATTTCCCAAAAAATAAATGCAGCATGACTAACCAGGAACAATAGCATTAGGCTTTGCTCACTTGATGTCATGGAAAGACGGCAAGACAGCAATAAGGGGGTCTCCGTAACCAACGGGCTCTGTAAATTAGAAACAATTGAAAAACGGTAAGAAACTTAAACAGAGTTTATGCCTATAAATGTCTATTTTGATCCTTAAAATTGAACCGATGAGTCAATTTGATTCATGACTTTTCAAAATGACCAACTAAATATCCCACTTTAAGAAATGTGATTCCCTGTAGTCCCTTGGCAAATTTCCGTTTCACAAACCCTAGTATAGTGTTGATGTGGACAGTTAAATGCTCACTTTGATATTTGATGTCAACACTTTTAATTGTGGTCAATATAGTGTCCGAAATTGGTTCATGTGACTTAATTGGTATCTaccatattttatttaattaaaacttGTGAAACAACTTTGGATACTATATTGACCATAATTGAAAAGTGTTGACATCAATTAGTCATCTTTGTGCGAAGATAGCATTTAACAGTCCACATAAGCACTAACTTACAACTGTGAGATGAAATTTTGCAGAGCCCCTAACAGGAACTATGTTTTTAAAAGTGGGGGGCTTGGTCAGTTTAAAATGTCACAGATTAAACTGACTTTTCTGACCAATTTTCGGGTGCCAAACTGAACATTATCTCTCAAAATATTTAAACCGACTTAGACATGCATTATACCTCCATCCTCAACAAGAAGCTTTAGCACTTCTCCAGCAACATCGGACTgcaagattttaaaaataaaaccatTCAGCATATTCAGATATTTAGCAAAGAGCCACCTGAAAGAAAGTGAGACACATTACCTTAACAGGAAGTCCAGTGCCAAACTGATCTAAATACCCTATGACTTGCCCTTCTTTGATGAAATCACCCTGCAGATgttaattaaaaacagaaaagtgaATTTAAGCAGAAATGCTAGGTTTGAAATAGCAAAGATATTGAAAATGAGTTCAGCAAGACCGAGTCAAATAGCTTGATGAAACCAAAGCATATAAATTTGAATCTTTCACATCTCGAGATGTAAAATATTCATTTTGTTAGAAACTTATTGACACTACAaattttgtgcaaaagtttgagaaACTAATATTACAATGATCTGTTTTATATTACTACAGAAGACTCAGATATCAGGAAGAGACGGAAAATTagcataaaactgaaaaataatatgtaaagttcaaataaaaagaaatttatccGTTGTTTTGGTGGTCATAACCTAGATCACATGGTATGTAAATGGAAGCAATCATAGATCTTGGTTAAAGCAAGCATGTGACTCAAAGAAACCATTGTTGATGAAGGATAATGACAAGCATGTCACATATACCTCTTTACATATGGGAGGCTGCTTCTTCCCTTTCACTGTTCTACCCCTTCGGAATAAGCCAACctgaaaaaagagagaagaaaagacagaagctatcaaaaatgtcacaTAGCTATTGTCGTAGATAATTAGTGAAAACAGAGCTTATTAAATATATTGAGGGGTGAAATACCGTGGGAGATGATACCAACACATAGGTATTGTTACCAGAAGCCTCCAATGCTGCCAACTTTGATGACTTTTCTAAAGAAACATTTACAAATGGGTTGGTCTTTTCTGGAGATGACtttggtggtgatggtggtggtgtacCAGCTGCCAATTCAACCATGGGTTCACTTGGAATAGGTGGTGGTGTAGTTGGTGAAATGTTAGAGAGAGGAGCTTTTGTTGCTCCAATGTTTCTCTTAAGATGCATCTCAAACTCTCCAACCTGTACGAGTGTTTTTATGAAGGTCACAACAGAAATTAAATGtggttatattaaaattattggtACAGTCTACATTGTTGTATCACTAAAAACTAAATTGGTAGAAATCTTTATGATCGAATATAAAGATAAGCCTAAGACATATCTTGAATAATCAAATTCATTGCTTTGACTAAAGATTCACACAGCATATTATATCACAGTGCTATGGACACATACAGCTAAACTATTTGATGTGTGTTTGTGTGTGCAAACTGTGAACTGTGAACCTATTGTTTTAAAGCATATACTTGAAGTTTCTTTGCATCCTTGCTGTTATATTTCACCTTTCAAGTAACACAAATTTTGCAAAAGTAGCAAAGAAGAGACTAGAGAAAtcacctttactttcagttcaGCAATTTCAGTCTCATCACAGACTTCTAATACCAAAGCCTGAGGACAAGGAAACCAGACACAAGTAGGAGTTAATCAATTCACATTCAAAAACATGGCCATAATTGTCTATCTCTTGTAATTAACTCATAGTTAACAAATCATAAATAGTTGCGTGAATCACTTGCCCAATTTTAGAATCGGGAATTGAGAATCGTTTCCAATTGTACAATACAGAAACATGTTAAAAAAAAGCTACAAAATGTCATACCTTAAACATAAAGAAAATgctataaaaaattgaataaggtTTAACATTTAAGAAAAAGTCATAAGGGATAAAAACAAATACGCCACCAGGCCCCGAGAAAATTTAAGCTACTAAATATCCATTGATATAGACCCgttatatatttttgacaaaggAGGAAGCCCAACTAAGAAATGGGAGGAAAAACCTAGAACTCGTTCAATTAGCCCAAAAATACATTTCACCGATAACCCATAAAGAAAAAACAAACAGGAATTCCTAATGAACAAGACAACTAGTTGCAGTGCTGCACTTAACAAAAATGAAGTGAAGACGCATCAACTAGTTGCACAGCCTCTGTTCATCTTCCTTTCTCCATCATTCCAACCACGACAAAGAAGAGAAGAGATCACAAAGGCTAACAGAAGCAGTTGTGTCCACCAACAGCAATGAGACGTGGCTGTTATCATGGTTCTTGGGGGTAGAACACGGGAAAAAATGTCTTGTTTTTGTATCGCTCATATCAGCTATTCATATCACTGATACAGAATCagattgattctaatgattcgtTTGCGATTCATAGCCATGTTCAATTCAGTCTTGCTTTTGTATTGCTGGGATGATCAATCGCAAATCATACGATACTAACAACTATGATTATACTATAATAGCTAGGTGAATTTTCAGAATCACTGGATACTATTGCTAATTCCCAACAAGATAAAGATGGAGTAGAGATTGCAAGcgacaaaaagaaaaaggatagCTATAAACCTCGAAGCCATTAGGAAAAGTGGCATTTTGCAAAGGCTTTTTCTCCAATGAATCCTGTAAAGTGGTATCTGAAGAAGCTgcatcataaataataatttaaatcaaTAAGAACATTAGGTAATGCTTTTAACCTCCACatcaagtttcaaaaataccatCATAATAACAGCAACAGAAGTAAATGATTCCTGGTTCTTACTATTACATATCCATGTAAACAACATAATAGTTGAAAATTAAGCACATTAACAAGATGGCACAGATTTTGTTTGGGAGCATAGGTCTCTTGGACCTTCTTCTTTCTAATACATATAGAAGGTTTTGGAAATAAATTTGGGATTACATCTACAAAAATACTATAAacctatttataaaatatttgcaaGTGAATAGTCTTTCAAAAGCTTAAGTAAAACAATAGCCAAAAGAAAAAAGCATAATTACATAGTTCATTTCACAATCTTAATAACTCACCCTCAGACTTGGTTGTGTTGATGGTGTCAGCAGTTTTTGCACACAACACTAAGGTTTTATTCCCTTTGTATTTCTCACCATTCACCAACCGCTGAACAAAAAGCCTACTTTTGGAGTTCCACCTTATATTATGGCTGGGAACTATAGCTGGCTTCTCAAGTGAGCATCGCATAGGGGCCATAGAGCCTATGGGATCTGAAATCCAGCAGTAAACATTAGACATCTGAATATCTGATTACACTAATTTTTTACATTTTACTATGCCATCCAATTAAAACAAACTTCAACCATGTGCTTGATTTGAAACATCAAAAAggaataaatttaaattcaatttcctTAATTAAGATATGTGTTAGATTGGTTCTTTACACCTTTCCAGAGTTACCTCTTCAAAAGTCTAATCTAAATATATAAAAGCTTAATTTAACAGAAGTCACCAACTAGTCAAGCAAGATTCAACTACGAAATTTCAAAGGTTAATCAAAATCCAAAAGAGCGATGTATATACAGTATTATCCTTGTAAGTAAGCATGATTTAATTTCTCATAAAAGTTAAATCACAAGAACCAGAAGCTTCATCCTAAAGTTCAACAGTTAATTTGACTATAATTTACACTTTAAAAAGCTTCGGAAAATCCACAAAGTGCCTCTACTCTCTAGACATTGCTACAAAACTAAAAACCATTAGCTCCTTAGATTCATCTCCTAGTTCCTTGTTCGGAAAATCACGACCTAATCCAAATTCTATAACCCTGATTCCACGTAACCTGGCCTCAGCACAATCTCGAAAAATCGAACACAAACTCTTAAACATTTCCGATTTCGCTAACATATCACATTCACGCAAACAAAGAAAAGCAACGCAACACACAGCAACAGCGAGATTAGAGATCGTAAACACAGTAACAGATATCGCATTCAGCAAAGCACACAGCAGAATCAAAAATACAAAGAGCaagagcaagagagagagagagagagaatacaGTTCAAGGATCGAATAGCTGCGGAAGCCTCCATGGAAGAAAGCGAGAGAGATCGAAATAATCGCGCAGGGTGAAAGAGAGGAAATGAAATGGGAGGGAAAACCAATGGAAAAAGCGTGACGAGTGaggaaaggagaagagaaaacggTTAGAGTCTTAAAGAAGTGAGAAAGTCTGTGTAGTTGAGGTGTTgagcagagaagagaagaggagagTGGATAAATCAGTCTTAGTAGCTGCTATGTCTTTGAGATTTCCGCCCCCCTCATTACTTTCTCCGTTCTAATTTCGGACCTACCCGAGGCTAACCTGCGCCGGGTTGTAATATTAACCTACGCGCATCTCTTGCACTCTGCCGTTCGATTTCTCTGCTCCTTGTGGCGTGTGGTAGCCTGGTAGGTTCTCGCAATTTTCTGTGCTTGATCAATTTTTTCTTCATAAATATAAGCAAAAGGCTCAAAATTTCGAATATTGGGATCAAATGCGTGAAATGCATAAGAATAAGCTACGTGGGGGAATATGCTGCCATTCGAATATTCATAAAATTATCTACAAAATCGAAATTCAATACTATCATTCGCCCCCTTTTTTTCCCCTAACAATAATAACACCACTACTACTACAATTTGTTAActccaaaatattttaaattaaattttgataaattaataaaaaaaattatgctgcatgtacactaaaatcagctattaaaGTGAACTACtactacaaaatatatattaaaatataaaatatacattaaaaataaattaaactacatatatatttatacaaaaatatattggtgactaattttagtgacaaattttaatgtacaaataacatttctcaataaaattaaatataagttaataattttaatcatGTTCTAATTAATGTTTATTCAAGTATGTTAACGTACTAAGAAACTCTCTTTACGTAATAAATAAACtagatattttataaatttgaaaaagttaatatatatataagaacaaCCTTAGAAGTTAAACTGAATAACATGATGTTGGGAATAATATATCATTCTCCTTTGAGAAAATATCTtttacagagaaataaaataaacacaatcacaacacaagaatttaatgtggaaactccaattactggAAAAAAAATCACGATCGTTGCCAAATGACAAcaagagaatatcactatgtgaaaattgttacaacacatagacttctttctctctaacaccggcaccccagtacacacacactctcaaagcaaatatttaactacacctcacaacactctctaatcaaaaggtatagaggaaaagaaaagtcagatacaagctttaagtgtttccgactggtgcaaaaaatatgaagaacttagcctcatatttatagcctaggccacccactccatttgctatcctaagcaatgtgggactaattcaaccaaattctaacaatctccaccttaaTTGAAATAGttacacatcttcagcttccatagtcaacaccgacaattctttgctgccattgtccataccgacaatcatagttcagagaactatcatactccatcatgaaagtatactcacttggaattagaccactccaagcatttcgccttggtacagatcgaaaccttgctgaaaattcatggtgcaacttccaaattggcttttcctggaagttcttcagccatcgacataACTCTGCCACACGCCTTGCATCTCAACACCAACCAAttcccgtgtgcaattgtggacccgattgccacaacttatccttatccatggcagtgcgacaagaccatgaggatacttcttgtcttctagagaacatcatcttctctcatagagagagcaatatTGCAAGTATCAGATTGAGAGCCTTTTTTTGAAATCGCATTACCTGGACAATTTCTCTTTACATGCCCAAGCTTTCCACATTTCCAGCATGTTACACTCCTTCCACGATTTCCTTTTCCATAATTGTCACTTCTAGCTACAAGCTTCTGATGAAGTGCTACCctcatttttcattcttctttcttcagcAATGAGCTTACTGGCAACTTCTTCAAAATTCAGAGTTTTCTTCCCATATATTAAAACAGGTTTGATATACTTATAGGAAGAAGGAAGAGACAATATGAGTCTCAGTGCCTTATCTTCATCATCAATTTTCACTCCAATTGCCTCTAATTCAGAGACAATACCATTGATAGCACTAAGATGGTCAGAGATTTTCACATTGTGATCCATGCGTAGATTATGGAACTGCTCCTTCAATAACAACCGATTTGAGATGCCCTTTGCCTGATACAACCCTTCGAGTTTATCCCAAAGTTCCTTGGCTGTTTTCATTCCTTGCACATTTGCAAGAACATTCTTAGCCAAACACATGCGAATAGCACTTGCAGCTCTCAAATCTAGTTCCTCTCATTCTTCATCCTTCATACCAGacatcttctccttcaacgccttgtgcaaacttgattgtatcaacacatccttgacttgtatttgccacaaggcaaaattgattcttccatcaaatttttctatttcaagcttcacagctctTGAATATcttgacattgttgcaaccgtatactggaatagtataactcaactgtagaccgtgcactaggaagggtctccAGGAAaaagaggtgggtcacaatggacacatcTAAATACcaggtctttccttagccagaacctttccaaactgcactctcatagtgtcacactgccttccagcaacaacaacagcaaccaaagatcaacctcaagctacaggacaaaattcttttctgatgtggaaggttagattaggctgcaaccacagagcatactaagaataaatcccaccgaaccgaaactttgataccacttgttgggaataatacaccatttcCCTTTGAGAAAATACTtttcacagagaaataaaatagacacaatcacaacacaagaatttaacgtggaaactccaattactggAGAAAAAACCATGGCCGTtgccaaatgacaaccagagaatatcactatgtgaaaattgttacaacacatagacttctttctctctaacaccggcaccccagtacacccacactctcaaagcaaatatttaactacacctcacaacactctctaatcaaaaggtatagagaaaaagaaaagtcagatacaagctttaagtgtttccgactggtgcaaaaaatatggagaacttagcctcatatttatagcctaagccactcactccatttgctatcctaagtaatgtgagactaattcaaccaaattctaACACATGACCCCCTTAAAAGTTACTGAGCTGGTttagaaataaatttagatatctCAAAACACACCTCGTGTCTATTTAGGAACAAAAAGCTAATAAAGCCacgaaaaaattatttatcttagAAAGCCTTTAAttaatgacaaaataattttcaagTAGCTTCTTATGGCATTTGTAAGTAAACTACAAACTTCTAAAAATGACAAAAGACACTAACACAAGCAAAAGACACGTCACCTTTTAtgcatctttatatatatatttaaggaCAACACTTAAGACCATCTCTATTAGAAAACTCATGCCTGTTTATGACTCACCtattataaaaagtaattccATATCAGCTTTTGCATCGTAAACAATAAATAGGAAgtcaaagcatctctctcttctctattaggaggaactaactttagtccctgttgtgatcccaattaattaattaattaaaatacttaaaattaatataattaatttttttaataatataatttaaatttataaattttaaaaaaaatttactattaaaagatattaatattaaataaattcatatataaaaataatacaaatatataatttaaaattatattaatttgtaaaattatttaatataaaaaaatatagttaaattctattattttataatGTGGTTAAcgctttaaattttataaaaaaaataaataattcacaaaaaaattattttataatgtataaaaaattaaatttacttttttatgtaaataaatttaattaattataattgaatataattattttaattatgatttaaatcattaatataaattattaattaaataataatataattatttattatgattaattataatttaattattttaataatattaaccataattcaatataattattaaaataataattaattaaataattatattaatcaattaaattataataGAATTGGGCCGTCCTTTAGTTACAACTCCTGCATGTCATGTACAACAACATTATCTGTGCTTTATGTGAGCATGCTATTCTGAGATGCAGTAATAGTATTGGAATGCTTGCTGACACGGTAATCAATCAGCTTGGACTTTGTGTTCCAGAGAGCCGATTGTAATATGGCTGCTTCAACATCACAAGTAACGAACTCCTAAGCAACATTATAGAACTCTAAACACAAATGCCTAAACAAGTTATGGCTTTCATCGGAACGAGCCACATCATGGCTACTCCTAATGTAGGTGTCCTTGCGCATTATGTTCTTACTCCATCGAGGAAGAACATAGCAGCTCAGTACTCTGTCAACTCTATAGTATGACAACACAATAAGGGTGTGACAACACAATATACTGGTGGATTCAAATATGTTGCACTTGCATCGAACCTCGTGAGTTAACGGGTCAAAATCTACTATGAAAGTACGGTACACATTCTTCTCCCAAACTATCTTCTGCTCATCCACTTTCACATAAATAGAATCACCCTGGTGTTCAATTGACCGAACAACGCAATCAGCTTTTTTCCTTAACTCCAGTTGAACGTCCCTGAATATATTCCTGGTGTATTTCCGCTGAAACTGTCTCTCGATGGTAGTGCTCGATACACATGGGATGACTCCTTTCAAGTCCACAACATCATCTTCCGGCTCCTTCTACTCCTTGTTTTCAAGCATATTATCGTATTCATGGACAAACTGAAACCACTCTTGCAATGTAGAAACCCCATAAAATGTGTGCATACTTTCACTCCTCTACGTACTCTTTATACTGGCCCAAAATTCACCCTTAAAGAATATTAGAATCCACTTTTATCGATTGTCATAAAGGTCTACATAAAAATAGACCAGCAAAAGAGTTTCTCTTAGACAAAATAGAATAACCACATCCAAAGTAACctataataaaataagatacgataaaaaaacaaaaaaaattcagttTTCTAATGGGAGAAACCAtctatttcttttttaaaagaaCATCCACTAACAGATAAAAAGAATCATCGACTACACTCCTAAAACAAAACAACATCCAAGATAAACTGAAAAACCTCTCATAAGTAACTAAATAAACCATATGCAGCAAATAAACCTGAAGTAAGTTAACGGTATTGGACCTGATAACCATCTGTTGTGACCTAGGtcaaattttttgataaattcaGCCCAATCAACATTAAAAGAGTCCACAGAAAGAGAATTTCACACAATGTGGCTCATTTTAACATTCAATTCTCTGTACCTAGCATTACCCCCAAGCTTTGCAGATGTCTTCTTCAGTATGTGCCAAATTCACTATCAATGGATAGTATTTGGTAGGACCTTCCTAATAGAATTGGACATGGCCTTGCACTAGTCAGTGATGATCCCCATTGGTGTAGTTCCCATGCATCTCACCCATTGCATGAATACCCACTCAAAATTAGGAATCTCCTCATTCTCTAGTAAAGTACAACCAAAAAGAGTAGACTTTCCATCATGGTTGACACTGACAAAGGATGCAAATGGTAGTATATGCCAACGAAAACACCAACAACAATGATGAACgcgaaaacaaaatcaaaatataaaggCTTTTACAATTGACCCATAAGTATACATACATGTTTCTTCTATACGTCGTTTCAAACAATACCACATTTCTATAATATTCATATGAAGCCATGCACTTTGCATCTACCCAGAGTACGCTCCTGAACTTGTTAGCATCATCAACATCTATCGCATAAAAGAAGTTTGGATTGATATCTTTCATTCGCACGAAATAATTCATCATCTCCCTAAAGTCCGCATTCCCATTAGCACAATGGAGTTTGCTCGTGATGTAATTTCTGACATCCTTTTCTGAAAATTCAGGTTCGAAGACCCACCAACCTCATTAGCCAATGCAACGTACGTCTTGTTAGGTCTTATGATAGTCTCA from Arachis hypogaea cultivar Tifrunner chromosome 10, arahy.Tifrunner.gnm2.J5K5, whole genome shotgun sequence includes:
- the LOC112715314 gene encoding uncharacterized protein gives rise to the protein MEASAAIRSLNYPIGSMAPMRCSLEKPAIVPSHNIRWNSKSRLFVQRLVNGEKYKGNKTLVLCAKTADTINTTKSEASSDTTLQDSLEKKPLQNATFPNGFEALVLEVCDETEIAELKVKVGEFEMHLKRNIGATKAPLSNISPTTPPPIPSEPMVELAAGTPPPSPPKSSPEKTNPFVNVSLEKSSKLAALEASGNNTYVLVSSPTVGLFRRGRTVKGKKQPPICKEGDFIKEGQVIGYLDQFGTGLPVKSDVAGEVLKLLVEDGEPVGYGDPLIAVLPSFHDIK